In Juglans regia cultivar Chandler chromosome 5, Walnut 2.0, whole genome shotgun sequence, the following are encoded in one genomic region:
- the LOC108994494 gene encoding non-structural maintenance of chromosomes element 4 homolog A-like, protein MPKTRSRGVDTEEALRAVKRERVNGDVEDSALGDDDSAGASHLDRRVLRSKYLAVMNLINDEREDITRADSDKFSTIIGEVERLHELVQKPREQVADAEALLGIANTLASSVKSHSNEGITPAEFVNCFLNEYGQSSRGVSSQENAKIMVRWKDIGVAVAPIFSKAYGCSTMTGPMNTELKQRKMVVHRKRSKPAETAHPEEVDDTGGEGKTDTDKNMSTMFEILRKKKRVRLESLILNRKSFAQTIENLFALSFLVKDGRAEITVQENGCHLVSPRNAPAANSVMSGEVTYGHFVFRYDFRDWKLMMDAVSVGEELMPHRNNTNLAAASQVEPAVDNSQAGLPTTPIRKLTRNRGLVVQEESIVEESPDNKDGVPKRANAIRRCKPKKLT, encoded by the exons ATGCCGAAGACTAGAAGCCGAGGTGTTGACACCGAGGAAGCACTCCGTGCCGTTAAGCGCGAGCGGGTTAACGGAGACGTGGAGGACTCGGCGTTGGGTGACGATGATTCGGCCGGTGCGAGCCACTTGGATCGCCGGGTACTTCGTTCCAAGTACCTGGCAGTCATGAATCTTATTAACG atGAGAGAGAGGATATAACGCGGGCAGACTCGGATAAGTTCAGTACTATCATCGGTGAAGTAGAGAGGTTGCATGAATTAG TTCAGAAGCCAAGGGAGCAAGTTGCCGATGCTGAGGCACTATTGGGCATTGCTAATACTTTGGCAAGTTCTGTTAAGTCACATTCCAATGAGGGAATTACACCTGCAGAGTTTGTTAACTGTTTTCTCAACGAATATGGTCAATCCAGCAGGGGAGTTTCCTCCCAAGAGAATGCTAAGATTATGGTACGCTGGAAAGATATTGGAGTTGCTGTTGCACCTATTTTTAGCAAGGCTTATGGATGTAGCACCAT GACTGGACCTATGAATACTGAATTGAAGCAACGGAAGATGGTGGTTCATAGAAAGCGTTCAAAGCCAGCTGAAACTGCTCATCCTGAAGAG GTTGATGATACTGGGGGAGAAGGAAAGACAGATACTGACAAGAATATGTCAACAATGTTTGAGATATTAAGGAAGAAGAAGCGTGTTAGACTCGAAAGTTTGATATTGAATAGGAAGTCCTTTGCGCAGAcaatagaaaatttatttgCTCTGTCCTTCCTAGTCAAAGATGGGCGAGCTGAAATAACTGTGCAGGAAAATGGTTGTCATCTTGTTT CTCCAAGGAATGCTCCTGCTGCCAATTCTGTTATGTCAGGGGAGGTTACTTATGGTCATTTTGTGTTCAGATATGATTTCAGGGATTGGAAG CTAATGATGGACGCTGTTTCAGTTGGCGAGGAGCTCATGCCACACAGGAATAACACAAACTTGGCAGCTGCTTCTCAGGTGGAGCCAGCAGTCGACAATTCCCAAGCAGGATTACCCACAACGCCAATAAGGAAACTGACGAGGAACCGTGGCCTTGTAGTGCAGGAAGAATCCATCGTAGAGGAATCACCTGACAACAAAGATGGTGTTCCCAAGAGAGCCAATGCAATCCGTAGGTGTAAGCCTAAAAAGCTTACTTAA
- the LOC108994493 gene encoding enoyl-[acyl-carrier-protein] reductase [NADH], chloroplastic-like has product MATAASGLQIAAVRPSFSSSRRLFKAGAAILGDNCKAASWNKLTSACHISSVIPFQRSFTSSSIKFDKFFTKAMSEASDNKPASGLPIDLRGKRAFIAGVADDNGYGWAIAKSLAAAGAEILVGTWVPALNIFESSLRRGKFDESRVLPDGSLMEITKVYPLDAVFDNLEDVPEDVKANKRYAGSSNWTVEEVAESVKKDFGSIDILVHSLANGPEVTKPLLETSRKGYLAALSASSYSYVSLLKHFVPIMNPGGSSISLTYIASERIIPGYGGGMSSAKAALESDTRVLAFEAGRKHKIRVNTISAGPLRSRAAKAIGFIDMMIDYSLANAPLQKELSAEEVGNTAAFLASPLASAITGAVIYVDNGLNAMGVGVDSPIFEELDIPKDKH; this is encoded by the exons ATGGCAACAGCGGCTTCTGGCCTGCAAATTGCAGCAGTGAGAccctccttttcttcttctcgtAGACTTTTCAAGGCAGGTGCTGCAATTCTTGGTGATAATTGCAAGGCAGCATCATGGAATAAGCTTACAAGTGCATGCCATATATCATCTGTAATACCTTTCCAGCGGAGTTTTACATCATCCTCCATTAAATTTGATAAGTTTTTTACTAAAGCAATGTCTGAAGCTAGTGATAACAAGCCAGCCTCAGGTTTGCCTATTGATTTGAGAG GTAAGAGGGCATTTATTGCTGGTGTAGCTGACGACAATGGATATGGTTGGGCAATAGCAAAATCTCTTGCAGCTGCGGGTGCTGAAATTCTGGTGGGCACATGGGTGCCT GCTTTGAACATTTTTGAATCCAGCCTGCGACGTGGAAAGTTTGACGAGTCACGTGT GTTGCCAGATGGCTCTTTGATGGAGATTACTAAAGTATATCCCTTAGATGCAGTCTTCGACAACCTTGAGGATGTACCTGAAGAT GTAAAAGCAAACAAACGTTATGCAGGATCTAGTAATTGGACTGTTGAG GAAGTTGCTGAATCTGTGAAGAAGGATTTTGGCAGCATCGACATACTTGTTCACTCACTTGCAAATGGGCCAGAG GTCACTAAGCCTCTGTTGGAGACATCAAGGAAAGGATATCTTGCAGCTTTATCTGCATCAAGTTACTCCTATGTTTCTTTGCTGAAGCATTTCGTTCCAATAATGAATCCAG GGGGTTCTTCTATTTCTCTTACATATATTGCTTCTGAGAGGATTATTCCTGG ATATGGTGGAGGCATGAGTTCTGCAAAAGCTGCTCTGGAAAGTGACACAAGA GTGCTTGCTTTTGAAGCGGGCAGAAAACACAAAATCAGAGTCAACACAATATCTGCTG GTCCACTAAGGAGCCGTGCGGCAAAAGCAATTGGATTTATTGATATGATGATTGACTATTCACTAGCTAACGCACCTCTGCAAAAGGAACTATCTGCAG AGGAAGTGGGGAACACAGCTGCCTTCCTAGCATCACCTTTGGCATCTGCTATCACCGGTGCTGTCATATATGTTGACAATGGCCTGAACGCAATGGGTGTGGGAGTGGACAGTCCAATATTTGAGGAACTTGACATTCCAAAAGATAAGCACTAG